The Mycobacterium sp. 3519A genome contains a region encoding:
- a CDS encoding fumarate reductase/succinate dehydrogenase flavoprotein subunit, with the protein MMQIPELADTARLDCDVLVIGGGTAGTMAALTAAEHGARVLLLEKAHVRHSGALAMGMDGVNNAVIPGKARPEDYVAEITRANDGIVNQRTIYQTATRGFAMVQRLERYGVKFEKDEHGEYAVRRVHRSGSYVLPMPEGKDVKKALYRVLRQRSMREKITIENRLMPVRVLTDDLGERSDGTKQRRAVGAAALNSRTGEFVAVAAKAVILATGACGRLGLPASGYLYGTYENPTNAGDGYSMAYHAGAELSGIECFQVNPLIKDYNGPACAYVANPFGGYQVNALGERFVDSDYWSGQMMSEVKREIESARGPIYLKVSHLPDETLTALENILHTTERPTRGTFHANRGHNYRTHDVEMHISEIGLCSGHSASGVWVDEHARTTVPGLYAAGDLACVPHNYMIGAFVYGDLAGEHAASTLASVQAPRELPEDQLKEAHELVYRPLRQPDGPPQPQVEYKLRRFVNDYVAPPKTATKLSIAVQTFERMHDEIAEMGATTPHELMRAVEVSFIRDCAEMAARSSLTRTESRWGLYHDRADIPDRDDEQWRYHLNLRKSADGSMEFLKRPVAPYFVPVPGLEHLPSDDPVQHVDQPGIAAGKAPATTTSRVHAAGPSQPPSPRIVEVLALESPSVADLDGYLADSDPGVRRTAVATLVENLPDGYAGALFTALGDGDAEVRRITADSVRELVEVLPSPEVVAGQLDSSDPVVRAVAVYLLSARRAGEREQYRRGLADTDHRVRIEAVRALVSVDDAVGVAAAAGDDNREVRIAAANGLATLRAGADAVRQLVGDRDPLVRSAALSALGAVGCGEDDLPEVRRAITEPAWQVREGAARALAGADPAVAVPTLAGLLADQHLDVRKAAVLTLSTWAGADSAARDALQVALDDADADVRAYARKALAAS; encoded by the coding sequence ATGATGCAGATACCTGAACTGGCCGACACGGCTCGGCTCGATTGCGATGTGCTGGTGATCGGCGGCGGCACAGCGGGCACCATGGCGGCATTGACCGCCGCCGAGCACGGCGCCCGAGTCCTGCTGCTGGAGAAGGCGCATGTGCGCCACTCGGGGGCGCTGGCGATGGGCATGGACGGCGTGAACAACGCCGTCATCCCCGGCAAGGCCCGGCCGGAGGACTACGTCGCCGAGATCACCAGGGCGAACGACGGAATTGTCAACCAGCGCACCATCTATCAGACCGCGACACGCGGCTTCGCCATGGTGCAGCGCCTGGAGCGCTACGGCGTCAAGTTCGAGAAGGACGAACACGGCGAGTATGCGGTGCGCCGAGTGCACCGCTCCGGCTCCTACGTGTTGCCTATGCCCGAAGGCAAAGATGTCAAGAAGGCGTTGTACCGCGTGCTCCGGCAACGGTCGATGCGCGAGAAGATCACGATCGAGAACCGGCTGATGCCGGTTCGGGTGCTGACCGACGACCTGGGCGAGCGGAGCGACGGGACAAAGCAGCGCAGGGCCGTCGGTGCCGCCGCACTCAACTCCCGCACCGGCGAATTCGTCGCCGTCGCCGCCAAGGCGGTCATTCTCGCGACCGGCGCCTGTGGACGCCTCGGCCTGCCCGCGTCGGGCTATCTGTACGGCACGTACGAGAACCCCACCAACGCCGGTGACGGCTACTCGATGGCCTATCACGCAGGCGCCGAACTGTCCGGCATCGAATGCTTCCAGGTCAACCCGCTGATCAAGGACTACAACGGGCCCGCCTGCGCGTACGTGGCGAACCCGTTCGGCGGTTACCAGGTCAACGCGCTCGGCGAGCGGTTCGTCGACTCGGACTACTGGTCGGGTCAGATGATGTCCGAAGTGAAACGGGAGATCGAATCGGCACGCGGCCCAATCTATTTGAAGGTGTCGCACCTGCCGGACGAGACGCTGACGGCGTTGGAGAACATCCTGCACACCACGGAACGGCCCACCAGAGGCACGTTCCACGCGAACCGCGGGCACAATTACCGCACCCACGACGTCGAGATGCACATCTCCGAGATCGGTTTGTGTAGCGGCCATTCCGCCTCGGGGGTGTGGGTCGACGAACACGCCCGCACCACCGTGCCCGGCCTGTACGCGGCGGGCGACCTGGCGTGCGTCCCGCACAACTACATGATCGGCGCGTTCGTCTACGGCGACCTGGCTGGAGAACACGCCGCATCGACGCTGGCAAGCGTGCAGGCGCCAAGGGAACTTCCGGAAGATCAGCTCAAGGAGGCGCACGAACTGGTCTACCGCCCGCTGCGTCAGCCTGACGGCCCACCGCAACCGCAGGTGGAATACAAACTCCGCCGATTCGTCAACGACTACGTGGCACCGCCCAAGACGGCGACCAAGTTGTCGATCGCCGTGCAGACCTTCGAGCGGATGCACGATGAGATCGCGGAGATGGGTGCCACCACACCGCACGAACTGATGCGCGCTGTCGAGGTGTCGTTCATCCGCGACTGTGCGGAGATGGCCGCCCGCTCGTCGCTGACCAGAACCGAATCACGGTGGGGGCTCTACCACGACCGTGCCGACATCCCGGATCGCGACGACGAGCAGTGGCGTTACCACCTGAACCTCCGCAAGAGCGCCGATGGCTCGATGGAATTCCTGAAGCGGCCCGTCGCCCCGTATTTCGTGCCGGTGCCCGGCCTCGAACACCTACCGTCCGACGATCCGGTGCAGCACGTCGACCAACCTGGGATCGCCGCCGGAAAGGCGCCCGCCACCACCACGTCACGCGTGCACGCCGCCGGTCCCAGCCAGCCGCCGTCGCCGCGGATCGTGGAAGTGCTTGCGCTGGAGTCACCTTCGGTCGCCGACCTGGACGGCTATCTGGCTGACTCCGATCCCGGTGTGCGCCGGACCGCGGTCGCAACGCTGGTCGAGAATCTGCCGGACGGCTACGCCGGCGCACTGTTCACCGCACTCGGTGACGGCGACGCGGAGGTGCGCCGCATCACCGCGGACAGTGTGCGCGAGCTGGTCGAGGTGTTGCCGTCGCCGGAAGTGGTTGCGGGACAATTGGATTCCTCTGATCCGGTGGTTCGTGCTGTCGCGGTGTACTTGCTCAGCGCCCGCAGGGCCGGCGAGCGGGAGCAGTACCGGCGCGGGCTGGCCGATACCGACCATCGGGTGCGCATCGAAGCCGTGCGGGCGCTGGTCTCTGTGGACGACGCCGTCGGGGTGGCCGCCGCGGCGGGTGACGACAATCGCGAGGTCAGGATCGCGGCTGCCAACGGGCTTGCCACTCTGCGCGCAGGCGCCGACGCAGTGCGCCAGTTGGTCGGCGACCGTGACCCGCTGGTGCGTTCGGCGGCGCTGTCGGCGCTCGGCGCCGTGGGTTGCGGCGAGGACGATCTGCCCGAGGTGCGGCGCGCGATCACCGAGCCGGCATGGCAGGTGCGGGAGGGCGCGGCCAGGGCGCTGGCCGGAGCGGATCCTGCCGTCGCCGTGCCGACGCTGGCGGGCCTGCTCGCCGACCAGCACCTCGATGTGCGGAAGGCGGCCGTCCTCACCCTGAGTACGTGGGCGGGCGCCGACTCTGCGGCCCGCGACGCGCTGCAGGTCGCACTCGACGACGCCGACGCCGACGTCCGGGCGTACGCAAGGAAGGCCCTTGCGGCTAGCTGA
- a CDS encoding FAD-dependent monooxygenase: MPSILISGAGIAGPALAFWLTNRGYQVTVVELADGIRPGGQTVDLRGAGGDVVSRMGLIEQMRQRSLDQRGVAWIKADGSRRAEMPVTAFNGNGLVSKLEILRGDLVDVLYQATKDQTEYRFSTRIEQLDQGADAVTAALTDGSTVSADLVVGCDGPHSAVRRLAFGPEEQFVKPLGGYNAWFTAPDTVGLDGWYLMYQAPGLNASMRPSHDPALCKAGLAFRSEPIAYDRRNSDEQRALLARHFAGAGWQSDALLAAAETADDFYFDSFSQVHMPTISQGRVTLVGDAGYCASPLSGMGTSLALVGAYVLAGELGPAASLDADRIPVALSRYESVMRPYIDRCQDLPNGIDGYLPKSASDIAITAQVMKWMQRWPFRPIAEKKWFTTADAIALPDYADV, translated from the coding sequence ATGCCGTCCATCCTGATCAGTGGAGCCGGAATCGCCGGGCCTGCACTGGCGTTCTGGCTCACCAATCGTGGCTACCAGGTGACCGTCGTCGAACTCGCCGACGGCATTCGCCCCGGCGGCCAGACCGTCGACCTGCGCGGTGCGGGCGGCGATGTGGTCAGCCGGATGGGGCTGATCGAGCAGATGCGGCAGCGCTCGCTGGACCAGCGCGGCGTCGCATGGATCAAAGCCGACGGCAGTCGGCGCGCCGAGATGCCAGTCACCGCGTTCAACGGGAACGGGTTGGTGTCCAAGCTCGAGATCCTGCGCGGCGACCTCGTCGACGTGCTGTACCAAGCGACGAAAGACCAAACGGAATACCGCTTCAGCACCCGCATCGAGCAACTCGATCAGGGCGCTGATGCGGTGACCGCCGCGCTGACTGACGGCTCGACGGTGTCGGCCGATCTGGTCGTCGGGTGCGACGGGCCTCATTCGGCGGTGCGGCGCTTGGCCTTCGGCCCCGAGGAACAGTTCGTCAAACCGCTCGGCGGGTACAACGCGTGGTTCACCGCACCCGACACCGTCGGCCTCGACGGCTGGTATCTGATGTATCAGGCCCCGGGTCTCAATGCCTCGATGCGCCCCTCGCACGATCCGGCGCTGTGCAAGGCCGGGCTCGCGTTCCGCTCCGAACCCATCGCCTACGACCGTCGCAACTCCGACGAGCAACGGGCACTGCTGGCACGGCATTTCGCAGGCGCAGGCTGGCAGTCCGATGCGCTGCTGGCGGCCGCCGAGACGGCGGACGACTTCTACTTCGACTCGTTCAGTCAAGTGCACATGCCGACCATCTCGCAGGGCCGCGTCACACTGGTCGGTGATGCGGGTTACTGCGCCTCACCGCTGAGCGGGATGGGCACCAGCCTTGCGTTGGTGGGCGCGTACGTGTTGGCGGGTGAACTCGGGCCTGCCGCATCGCTGGACGCCGACCGGATTCCGGTGGCGTTGAGCAGATATGAGTCGGTGATGCGGCCCTACATCGACCGGTGCCAGGACTTGCCCAACGGCATCGACGGTTACCTGCCGAAGTCGGCCAGCGACATCGCGATCACCGCGCAAGTGATGAAGTGGATGCAGCGCTGGCCGTTCCGGCCCATCGCCGAGAAGAAGTGGTTCACCACCGCCGACGCCATCGCGTTGCCGGACTACGCGGACGTCTGA
- a CDS encoding serine hydrolase — protein sequence MKLDTNQASIRESIDAGFLAGAVTLVWRSGEVLQVNELGHRDVHANLPMRRDTIFRIASMTKPVTVAAAMSLIDEGKLALTDPVAKWLPELADMRVLDSPGGPLDKTHPARRQITVDDLMTHRSGLAYFFSVTGPLAKAYSKISPRQNPERWLAEVAALPLQHQPGDRMTYSNATDVLGILLERIEGKILQDVLAERIFEPLKMADTAFFVAARNRGRTATMYKLEDDDTLSHDAMGPPPIAPPPFCMGGANLFSTADDYLRFARMLLAGGELDGVRVLSEQSVRSMRTDRLTDEQKQHPFLGMPFWIGRGFGLNLSVVTDPARSRQLFGPGGLGTFSWPGAYGTWWQADPSQDLILIYLIQNLPDFGADAAAAVAGNTALLKLQSTQPKFVRRTYQALEI from the coding sequence ATGAAGCTTGACACCAACCAGGCGTCCATCCGCGAATCCATCGATGCCGGTTTCCTGGCCGGGGCCGTCACGCTGGTCTGGCGCTCTGGCGAGGTCCTCCAGGTCAACGAGCTCGGCCACCGGGACGTGCACGCCAACCTGCCGATGCGGCGCGACACCATCTTCCGTATCGCGTCGATGACCAAACCCGTGACGGTCGCAGCGGCCATGAGCCTGATCGACGAGGGCAAGCTCGCCCTGACCGATCCCGTCGCCAAATGGCTGCCCGAACTCGCGGACATGCGGGTGCTCGACAGCCCGGGCGGCCCGCTCGACAAGACGCACCCCGCGCGCCGACAGATCACCGTCGACGATCTGATGACCCACCGCAGCGGGCTTGCCTATTTCTTCTCGGTGACCGGTCCACTGGCCAAGGCCTATTCGAAGATTTCGCCGCGGCAGAACCCGGAGCGCTGGCTGGCCGAGGTGGCGGCACTGCCGCTGCAGCATCAGCCCGGCGACCGGATGACCTACAGCAACGCCACCGATGTGTTGGGCATCCTGCTGGAACGCATCGAAGGCAAGATCCTGCAGGACGTGCTGGCGGAGCGGATCTTCGAGCCGCTGAAGATGGCGGACACCGCGTTCTTCGTGGCGGCCCGCAACCGCGGCCGCACCGCCACCATGTACAAGCTCGAGGACGACGACACCCTCAGCCACGACGCGATGGGGCCACCCCCCATCGCGCCGCCACCGTTCTGCATGGGTGGTGCGAACCTGTTCTCCACCGCCGACGACTATCTGCGCTTCGCCCGAATGCTGTTGGCGGGCGGGGAACTCGACGGTGTGCGGGTGCTGTCCGAGCAGTCCGTGCGGTCGATGCGTACCGACCGGCTGACCGACGAACAGAAGCAACATCCGTTCCTCGGCATGCCGTTCTGGATCGGCCGCGGATTCGGGCTGAACTTGTCGGTGGTCACCGACCCCGCCAGGTCCCGTCAGCTGTTCGGCCCCGGCGGTCTCGGCACTTTCAGTTGGCCCGGCGCGTACGGCACGTGGTGGCAGGCCGATCCGAGCCAGGACCTGATCCTGATCTACCTGATCCAGAATCTGCCGGACTTCGGCGCCGATGCGGCCGCCGCGGTCGCGGGCAACACCGCGCTGCTGAAACTGCAGTCAACACAACCGAAGTTCGTCCGCCGCACGTACCAAGCCCTCGAAATCTAA
- a CDS encoding helix-turn-helix transcriptional regulator, translating to MRFAWPLTGRTEEMQTIAAAIADPAVAGIVVHGAAGVGKSRIARDALQAAAAEGCEIRWAVGTSAAKALPLGVLAAWADSSSSDSLELVRGAIESLTAAPPHTPVIVGVDDAHLVDNLSAFVVHQIVQRRAAKVVLTVRDGEPIPDAIQDIWRVAQFDRLDLQPLSIDETSALLAATLAGPLHAEAALRLWRLTRGNALYLRNIVEREIEDGRLALRDGEWQWFGDAVLPPGLVELIDSRMGRLPAAVSDVVDALAVGEPLELGALTRITDAAAIEDADTRGLITLNDFDGRIEVRIAHPLYSEVRRKRAAATRLRRLRGLVATELAACDDRDDIQVLVRRASLSLESDLRPDADLLIKAARGALWLVGVDSSSQLTSAASWGDRLARAAVAAGGGAEAHFIRAYALSWLGHGEDAEEVLENIPHSEVAGADQARRAFLQGFNRLFALKDPEGARRLVDDAAHTVPPGAQGYIEAFRCVYAAAMGAMTAVNAPTYDWDFGRLPDTVAARVTAWAVTVARGEAGRTTEAVATAVAGYPIPMRSFVIITDAHVTALVLAGRIAEAQKVADLLRGRANEALAVTQPYIAVIGAVAGRAALGAGLLREAHSLLHDRLVETYPGMANGWGYRCQISRTMTIAMRGIASEASRAMAALEERRHPAWRYLDYEYALARAWVAAAQEAVSTAVSEALRGAETARRNGQFAAEVMCLQIAAQFGDCSGEARLVDLANIVEGPRAGLAARFAHALSGSDAAELLAVSQDFEEIGDLIAAMDAAAYASLAHREAGRRGSALTCSARANELAHQCGDASTPVLRRAVTSLPLSEREREVAALIGLGLSSSAIAERLTLSVRTVEGHIYRAMGKTGAADREELAAMLFASHASGREMTPEKIE from the coding sequence GTGCGATTTGCGTGGCCCTTGACGGGCCGCACCGAGGAGATGCAGACGATCGCAGCCGCGATCGCCGATCCCGCTGTCGCCGGGATAGTCGTGCACGGTGCGGCGGGGGTGGGAAAAAGCCGAATCGCGAGGGACGCCCTGCAGGCAGCGGCTGCCGAGGGCTGCGAAATCCGCTGGGCCGTCGGCACGTCTGCGGCCAAGGCGCTGCCGCTGGGCGTGTTGGCCGCATGGGCTGATTCGTCATCGTCTGACAGTCTGGAGCTCGTCCGGGGTGCAATCGAATCACTGACTGCCGCGCCGCCGCATACGCCCGTGATCGTCGGGGTGGACGACGCGCATCTCGTCGACAACCTGTCCGCGTTCGTCGTTCATCAGATAGTGCAGCGAAGGGCTGCCAAGGTGGTCCTCACGGTGCGTGACGGCGAGCCGATTCCCGATGCGATACAAGACATTTGGCGTGTCGCGCAGTTTGACCGGCTCGACCTGCAGCCGCTGTCCATCGACGAGACGTCGGCGCTTCTGGCGGCAACGCTGGCTGGGCCCCTCCACGCGGAAGCCGCGCTACGGCTGTGGCGGCTCACCCGTGGCAATGCGCTTTATCTGCGCAACATCGTCGAACGCGAGATCGAAGACGGCCGACTGGCTTTGCGGGACGGCGAGTGGCAATGGTTCGGTGACGCGGTGCTACCGCCCGGCCTTGTCGAACTGATCGATTCCCGGATGGGTCGACTGCCGGCAGCGGTAAGTGACGTCGTCGACGCGCTCGCCGTCGGCGAACCGCTCGAACTCGGCGCCCTGACCAGGATCACCGACGCCGCAGCCATCGAGGATGCGGATACTCGCGGCCTCATCACGCTGAACGACTTCGACGGCCGGATCGAGGTCCGGATCGCGCACCCCCTCTACAGTGAGGTCCGCAGAAAACGGGCGGCCGCCACCCGGCTGCGTCGGCTGCGCGGCCTGGTCGCCACCGAACTCGCCGCGTGCGACGATCGCGACGACATCCAGGTACTGGTTCGCCGCGCTTCCTTGAGCCTGGAGTCCGATTTACGCCCTGACGCGGATCTTCTGATCAAAGCGGCGCGTGGTGCCCTTTGGCTTGTCGGTGTGGACTCGTCGAGCCAACTGACGAGTGCGGCATCTTGGGGCGATCGGCTGGCGCGCGCCGCTGTCGCAGCGGGAGGTGGCGCCGAAGCCCATTTCATTCGGGCATACGCGCTGTCGTGGCTCGGCCACGGGGAAGACGCCGAAGAGGTCCTCGAGAACATCCCACACAGCGAGGTGGCTGGCGCCGACCAGGCCAGACGCGCGTTCCTGCAGGGGTTCAACCGACTTTTCGCTCTCAAGGATCCCGAAGGGGCACGACGGCTCGTCGACGACGCGGCGCATACCGTGCCGCCTGGCGCACAGGGTTACATCGAGGCCTTTCGATGCGTGTACGCGGCCGCGATGGGAGCGATGACCGCGGTAAACGCGCCGACGTACGACTGGGATTTCGGCCGCCTGCCCGACACGGTCGCGGCGCGGGTGACGGCGTGGGCGGTCACTGTCGCCCGCGGTGAAGCGGGTCGCACGACCGAGGCGGTGGCGACCGCAGTCGCCGGATATCCCATTCCGATGCGGTCGTTCGTCATCATCACCGACGCTCACGTCACCGCTTTGGTGCTGGCGGGTCGGATCGCCGAAGCCCAGAAGGTGGCGGATCTGCTTCGGGGAAGGGCGAATGAAGCTCTCGCCGTCACGCAGCCGTACATCGCGGTCATCGGCGCTGTAGCGGGGCGTGCCGCACTTGGCGCGGGCTTGCTGCGTGAGGCGCATTCCCTCCTGCACGATCGGCTGGTCGAGACGTACCCTGGCATGGCCAACGGCTGGGGTTATCGATGCCAGATCTCGCGGACGATGACGATCGCGATGCGTGGGATTGCTTCGGAGGCATCGCGGGCGATGGCCGCGCTCGAGGAGCGACGACATCCGGCCTGGCGGTACCTGGACTACGAGTACGCGCTGGCGCGTGCATGGGTGGCTGCTGCGCAGGAGGCTGTCAGCACTGCCGTCAGCGAGGCGTTACGGGGTGCCGAAACAGCAAGGCGCAACGGGCAGTTCGCCGCCGAAGTGATGTGCCTGCAGATTGCGGCACAATTCGGGGATTGCTCTGGGGAGGCGCGCCTCGTTGACTTGGCGAACATCGTGGAAGGCCCGCGCGCCGGACTGGCTGCTCGCTTCGCGCACGCGTTGTCTGGCAGCGACGCTGCCGAACTACTCGCGGTGTCACAGGACTTCGAAGAGATCGGCGATCTGATCGCGGCGATGGATGCCGCGGCGTACGCATCCCTGGCTCATCGCGAAGCGGGCCGCAGGGGGTCGGCGTTGACGTGTTCGGCGCGCGCCAATGAACTGGCGCACCAGTGCGGTGACGCCAGTACGCCAGTGCTTCGCAGGGCGGTCACGTCGTTGCCGTTGAGTGAGCGCGAACGCGAGGTCGCCGCGTTGATCGGCCTCGGGTTGTCCTCGAGCGCGATCGCCGAGCGGTTGACGCTTTCGGTGCGCACCGTGGAGGGACACATCTACCGGGCGATGGGCAAGACCGGCGCCGCTGACCGGGAGGAACTGGCCGCGATGCTGTTCGCCAGCCACGCGAGTGGGCGGGAAATGACGCCCGAGAAAATCGAGTAG
- a CDS encoding nuclear transport factor 2 family protein, which produces MDHSAMEQLVSRHIRAEGAGDVDTAISVYTDDVEHDVVGFPGSPHHGKDGARAFYDELTANFRAEAEEVLHRYFADDTMILEQKMTGAVIGSMLGMPGHGRRISFRILHIFEFRDGLISRENVWLDTAAVVNQLS; this is translated from the coding sequence ATGGACCACAGTGCGATGGAGCAACTGGTCTCCCGGCACATCCGCGCCGAGGGCGCGGGTGACGTCGACACCGCGATCTCCGTGTATACGGACGACGTCGAGCATGACGTCGTCGGATTCCCAGGCAGCCCGCACCACGGGAAGGACGGCGCCAGAGCCTTTTACGACGAGTTGACGGCCAACTTCCGAGCAGAGGCAGAGGAAGTACTGCACCGCTATTTCGCCGACGACACGATGATCCTCGAACAAAAAATGACGGGCGCGGTAATTGGTTCGATGCTGGGGATGCCTGGGCATGGTCGGCGGATCAGCTTCCGCATCCTGCACATCTTCGAATTCCGCGACGGGTTGATCAGCCGGGAGAACGTCTGGCTGGACACCGCGGCGGTGGTCAACCAACTCAGCTAG